One Drosophila subpulchrella strain 33 F10 #4 breed RU33 chromosome 2R, RU_Dsub_v1.1 Primary Assembly, whole genome shotgun sequence genomic window, CCCCATGGTCCGCCGAATTCGATGCGACACGTGAGCATACACTCAAAATCGTAGCCCTGAATAGATTATCCACCATAAAAAAATGTCTTTTATTGCttttcataaaaacaaatatgcccaatattaatattcattttaCATATTGCGTAAGGCTTCTTTCATTACTTTTTTTATTGAGTTCCTAACTTCTTTTGCTTGAAATATTACaatccatttattaaaaaagcaTTGCCaaatttaaattggttttcttTTTACTAAGAACTAAAAAAATACGTATTTATAAACGTTATGTgtatgatttaatttaaatatgtaagcaCTTTTGTAAttgttataataattatttagtttttaattaaaatcataCATATACAGTTTTCCGGGTAGGGTATCgttattgttttaaaatttgtatacttACATGTACCTTTAAAATAACGAATTCctttaaatatagttttaaattttaattgtaaGCTGTAGTACTAAatataatttgaaaaaaatatagttttcaactttaattgtaaaatatataccattttttaagtaaaaaaGGGTCTTACATtaagaacaaataaatatttaatttaaaatatgtgaCCACAAAATtactacaatttttaatttcaagtTAAATGTTAGCGAACTTAGTTATGTTGCAGTTTTACATCTTCCTGTGTTCTGAAGGTCTTCAAAAAATCAAGTAAATGACAttccttaaataaataaaatatcttGACCACCTTTAATCCTAAATCCCAGCTTCCTCCCGCTttcctttaaaaatgtaatatctTGACCAACAATAAACCTAAATCCCCGCTTTCTCCCAGTGCAGATCCTGTAAGGGCTGGAGGACATGTGTTGGCAACGTGCCTGCCGGCAAGTCAAACATTACGACATTACGCGCTTTCCAATTCACCTGTGAAAATCATTTTCTCCGTTGCGtcgtcaaaaaaaaaaaaacaaagagtCGTCCCGAAGTCAGGGGCGGAATTTTCGGCGAATTTGCCTTGTCAAATGTTGAAGGCGACGTGACAAGCATTAGCTACAGCTACAGCTACAACCTGCGAGCCAACAAACCTACAGAGCCACGTATGAGGACTTGGAGCCTCCAACCTGTGCCCCCGATAATGTCGATGTGGCTGCATGTCCTCACCGCCACCTCCTTTTCATATGCGAGAATTTTCCGGAGCAGGGAAAATATTTTCCTCCAGCGTCGTGTAGTTTGGCATATCATTTCGTCGCCAATTTGAAAATCGTTGATATGCAAGCAAGGCAGGCGACCTCAAGAGGTGTAAACAGAGGGCACACCTGGGTGGGCAGAGGGGGTGGCGAAATCAAATTGGTTTGGGGAACGCCTCATCCCCAACCTCACGTACCTGCCATATATGCATAGTTGGTACCCATGTTTTTTGGGGGGCCAACAAAAGTTTCCCCCCACCGTGCAAAGTGCTTTCCGATGTTTTTTCGCTGCCCCGAGACCTCAACTCTTTTAGTTGCTCCTCCTAACTGACTAACTAAGAGTCTTAAACTCCTATATTTGAACCACACAGCATAGCACAGCACAGCACAGCACAGCAATatgcaaatggaaatggaaattgaATATTCGAAATTAAATGCGTTTACACAAAGTCGAGTTTGTCGAATCAGGAATTACGGCAAATAAAACTACAATTGATTCGCATTTACATTTCATTGGGTAAATTGCACAATTGCAAATGGCACTGCATGTGGGGGTACTGCGAATGGGAATGGAAGCTCAAAAGACTTGAATACTCTAAATAAATGGCATAACATTTTCCCCATCGAACGGGGAGTTCGATCTCGCATGAGAGCACTTTCCCCAGGACTCCACCTCCCAAATGGAAGATGAAGATGGAAGATGGCCTCAGAAATCACATAAAAATACAGTCAGACAGACGAACAAACTCTCTGGGCACTTGTTGTCGCTGCTCCCCAAACATCTTCGATTTTTATTGCCATATATTCCAACTTATGGCTGCCTGTGCTGTGCCGTGCTCGAATAACAAAACGAAAACATTTTgactttacttttactttatGCTCACAAATTGTTTCTCAAAtgaacaattttaaattttcacaTTCAATAAATTGCTGCTGGGCTTGGGATGCCAACAAATTTGCTATGGGGGGagcttgtttctttccttTGTAGATGAAAAAAGTTTTTGTCAATTGTGTCGACTTATTATTAGCATTAGCACTTTTTGACTAGCATCAAATACACTTATGGAGAAGGTAAGATGGATTTTTAGATACAAAAGCATATGTGAATCAAATGTTTCTTTTTCACatgcattttttttcaaaaatggtAGGGAAGTGTTCTGTATCTCTGGcatctttttatttttcgattttattcctatgctaaaaatatatttccttAAGTTTTGAATGGATAATATGTTACTTAAGTGTTTTTGTATCTCACTTATGTTcctttctaagcattttcttaattttataagttaaatatatGATGAAGAAAATCTAAGCTAAGTATTTCTATATCACGTTCTTTCTTTGACATATGTAATCCTATGTTCTCTAGTATAGTATAATATGGCAAAACATATTTCTTCAAGTCacatttttaaatgcaaaataaactTTGTGGATTCAATAATCTCTAATATTAAATATCACACGATTTTTCATAGATCCTAACGAATAGTGCTTTCAATCACTTGGGCTTCCAACTGCCTTACCTAACAGCTAAGCCCCTGAAATATAGTACAATTTCCCCAGCAAGTACTTTTCAAGTGAAAGTGTAGCTGaagaaaaatgcaaatgacTCTTGATTCCGGTGAAGCGCAAATGGCGTCGAAATTGAAAATCAAGATGACTTCTTCTAGGAGACTCTTACGGAGGGGGAACTCCAGTAGAATGGGCAGAGAGGCGTCATGAATACAGAGACCCACGCAAATAGCAAATACAGGTGCCATTCAGGTGCGTACGCATGTGTTTGTCTCAGACATTTCGATTACTTTTTGAGTGGTTCCACTAAGGTTTCTCTGCTTGGGCCCCCCAAATTGCTGCATCCGCAAACTTTGGGGTCTCATGAAATATGTAGACCAGTAAAATCGGTGAGCagaagggggcgtggcacacaAAAGGCAGCGCAAATTACTGAAATATGCATGCGACTCGCCATGCCCATTATCGTGGGCTTCCTTTTCCCGGAGAAGTATCGGGTCCATTGAGGCTACGTGCCGGGAATGTCCAAGAGATTGCCCGCCGGACACTCATTCCGGGCAGTCAATGGCATTGGAATTGGACCCATCGCCTCCGCTACTCTACACATTTGCGGTTTTTCAAACTGCACGCATTTGATTGCGTTATTGAAATTGACTGGACCGGTGGCTTCATTACTATATAGCAATGTCGAGGGGCGTTGGCGAGGAATTCAATTATAAATGCCTGCAGATTCCAGGTTGCCTTGGCTTATGAATATAAATCTGCTGGCTGTGTGGCAGCTTCAACTTAATTGCCGTTGGCCTAGGTGGTGGGTCGGGGATGAGGCATTTTAGTAATTATTTACTTGATGATGTCGCCTCGGGCAAAGTTAAATTAAATGAGGATTATGTGTGCTTTTTAATTAACTCAGGCGGTTATATGATTTGGCTTTTCCTCGGTGCCCTAGGGTCTAAATCACCGTAGTTGAAGTGGGCTTTCTCCCGAAACATGTATTTTCAACTTTGAGTCGAAGCAAGCAAAATcgtatatattattaattccTATATTTAAATAACCGTTACAAGCAACCAGTGAACCGGTTAAGAAGTTATCGATAGAACCTCTGCCAATAGCCCGTAATCGATCGAATAACCGTTTCACTGCTTTGGTAGCCCTGGTAGCGAACAGCTGTTACAATCGTTAATTAGTAGGTAAAAATTGCGTGttttaaaaaaccaaaatattcaaatattaTCCAACAAAATGGCCCTGCGACGCTGTCATCTGAATCCTAAGAAAACGCTCTTCCTGCTGTGCGATATTCAGGAGAAATTCCGACCGGCCATGCCGCTTTTCGACAACATGATCAAGAACGTCGACAAACTTGTGGGTTGAACTTTGATTTTGATACTGATCTCTTATCTATAGCCCCTGATACTAACCCTAATCCGATTTCAGACCAAGGCGGGCAAGGCTCTCGATGTTCCACTGATTGTCACCGAGCACTATCCGGAAAAACTGGGCAAAACCGTGGCCCAACTGGATGTGAGCCATGCAAAGCTGGTCTCCGGAAAAACCCTGTTCAGCATGGTTACGCCGGAAGTCAAGGCCGTGATCAAGGATATCTTCAGTGACAAGCCCGAGGATGTGGTGTTATATGGGCTGGAGGTGGGTTACGGTCCTTAAAACTAggctatttttaaaatataaaaaaaatgttgcatgTTCAAGTTATACTCCCCAAAGTTCTAATTTCAATGGATTCCTATTCCTATTTTCTGGAACTTGTAATTTTAGTTATAACTGCTTCATGGTtcataaatcataaaaaatccttttttttttttttaattgtttttattaaaaccATTACCGTACTTCTTAATagttcaataattaaatatctCTTCTTTTCAGTCCCACATTTGCGTGGAGCAAACCGCCATCGATCTCCTGGAGCAGAACATCAACGTGTACATAGTGGCGGACTGCTGCTCCTCCAGGCTGAACCAGGATCGGGACTTGGCCCTGGAACGCCTGCGCCAAGCGGGCTGTGTGATCACCACCAGCGAGAGCGTTATCTTCGACTTGGTTCGGGACAAGAACAACCCCAAGTTCGATGTGGTCCGGAAACTGGTGAATCAGCCCTCGGTGGACATGGAACTCACGCGCAATGGGAACGGATTGCCAGTGGGCAGTGCCAAGCTGTGAGGGGAAAGGGGATACCAACCCATTTATTTGTCTGTTTGTGATGATGCCAATTGCATTTATATAACCATCATGCAGAAAAGTGTTTTTCAAGGATGAGCGGGAAAGCGGGAAATGGGCCAAATGGGAGCAGCACCCATTTAAGTTGTCATTTCCGTAACATATTCCAATGGCCCCGCACAATGGGCGAGTCCATATTTGAATTTGCCATTTAACAATAGCCTCGAATGGCCTCCCATCCGGCGAGCTCCCCTGCCCACTGGCCCATTTCCGCCGGGGTCCTTATTATGCCGATGACAATGCGTATTTTATGTACAGCCGCCACCCTCCATTGATTATAAAGCTGAGTGTTGCGTCGTAACCTTTTATTTGTACAACACGGAGGGGCAGGAGGAAATCGGTGACGCACTGGCTGGAATATGACCCCACCAAGGGCTCAGTGGACTGACAGCTGGATGAGAATGCAATACCTGGAGATGAACGGAGTTCATATGACCATTGATGAAAGATAACATCTTAAGGATTGCTCCTCTACATAGAATGTTAGCACCTTAATGATTGCTCCGACTTCTTAGGAGCTGataataaacctttgagcaACTGAAGGTCTCAAATACCCCATATACGAACATGAATTCATGGATCAAAATCCAACCAAACAgccattttttaaatatgtgtATTATACAGTCAAATTCACGCGATCACTCCTCGACCTTCGGATGAAAGCCGGTTGCATCTGCGATGTATGTCACCCGGATCTGCTTGCCATCTTCGCCGGGAAGAAAGTATTCGCCCTGTATGCCGTTCACATTGCCTTGAGCCTTGATCTGGATGCCATTGCTAACAGAGGCTTCGTACTGGAACTGCCCAGCTCCGTCCAGGTTTTGGCGGTTCTCCGACTTGAGGAGCTGTGCCTGGAAGTCCTCCTCACTACAGTTGGCTAAAACCACCAGCAGGGCAAAGATAAGAGTCTGTGGTTGAAGTTGGGTCAATTAATATATCCATAGGTTCGATTTTATTCCGACTGAACTCACGTATTTCAGCATTTTAGAGCAGCTACTTGAAGTGAGACAATGGCCAGCGGCCTTTTATACTACGTCAAAGTTGCCCAGCCCACTAAACGGGTTTCAATCGCATCTGCTAATGACTGAGATTAACCAGACAGCCATGAATATCAAATTTGCGACGGCTCTATAGCGTCTGCTTCTGGCATTAGCCGGCCAGCCTCCCCCAACTAATTAATTGTGCTTTGGTTAACCCATTTCGGAACTACAAGAACATTTAATCAACCATTCAATTCTCCTTGCTCATGGCTTTTGCTCTTATTTCATGGGCAGGCTTGGAGTCCCAATCCTTGTACCTTATCTCTGGATTGCCCAGAATCTTAGCCACCCCATTCAGGTAGTTTGGTCTATTGTAGCCAGAATTCTCTACAGCTTCGTTGCTTTTCTTATCCAAGATATGGGCTGGTATTATAGATGCTTCGCTGGAATTGGGAGCATCTGGAGCTTCATTTGTCAAAAGGGATATTCCCTGATTACGCTTGCTGTTGAACTTCTCCAGATATTTCTTGGCCCCCAAACGGGCAGAGGATTTCAGAGCATTCATGTCCCAGGACACACCCAGTTTCGATTGAATCTCCTCAGAGGCCGCCTGGTCGTTGGTGGAGAACAGTGTCTGAAACATCCTCTTCAGTTCAAGATCCTTGGGATCGTGAAGGGAACGGGCAGACCTTTCATCCAATTTTCCATGTGCATTTACTTTGTTTTTGGCCTCTACCTCCCTTTTGGATTCCTTGTTGAGCTGAAGTAATTCGTTTATTGATAGTTCTGGGCCTGAATTCGCTTGCAGCTGCTGAAAATCCAGTTCGGGAGCGATTTGCAGCTCCTTCGGCAGGTAGCCTCGACCCTTCAGGTAAACAAGTGGCGACTGCCAGTTGTCGATGAGGTCCTTCACAATGGTGTCCACGGAGTTCTCGTACTTTACAACTTTTAAATTACGCTCAGCTGCGACAA contains:
- the LOC119550397 gene encoding isochorismatase domain-containing protein 1, producing the protein MALRRCHLNPKKTLFLLCDIQEKFRPAMPLFDNMIKNVDKLTKAGKALDVPLIVTEHYPEKLGKTVAQLDVSHAKLVSGKTLFSMVTPEVKAVIKDIFSDKPEDVVLYGLESHICVEQTAIDLLEQNINVYIVADCCSSRLNQDRDLALERLRQAGCVITTSESVIFDLVRDKNNPKFDVVRKLVNQPSVDMELTRNGNGLPVGSAKL
- the LOC119550396 gene encoding uncharacterized protein LOC119550396, translated to MIFLIVYSFLFYIVAAERNLKVVKYENSVDTIVKDLIDNWQSPLVYLKGRGYLPKELQIAPELDFQQLQANSGPELSINELLQLNKESKREVEAKNKVNAHGKLDERSARSLHDPKDLELKRMFQTLFSTNDQAASEEIQSKLGVSWDMNALKSSARLGAKKYLEKFNSKRNQGISLLTNEAPDAPNSSEASIIPAHILDKKSNEAVENSGYNRPNYLNGVAKILGNPEIRYKDWDSKPAHEIRAKAMSKEN
- the LOC119550400 gene encoding pupal cuticle protein Edg-78E, with the translated sequence MLKYTLIFALLVVLANCSEEDFQAQLLKSENRQNLDGAGQFQYEASVSNGIQIKAQGNVNGIQGEYFLPGEDGKQIRVTYIADATGFHPKVEE